A genomic segment from Streptomyces sp. NBC_01233 encodes:
- a CDS encoding condensation domain-containing protein, with translation MRGIDVTEAERILCGVLADLFGIPEVGPQDGFVRLGGDSIIAVQVVGAARRAGLRITVRDVLALPDMAALAAAARPLARSARSGADDGVGPVRPTPVMHWLDERGGPADRYYQYLVVRTPAGLTGQSAAEVLQAVLDRHDMLRVVRDGSGWRTRPAGPVRAAECLRRVATEGREATAEEVGREVHAARDRLSVGGGVIVQAVWFDAGAGLPGALALVVNHVVVDGISWRVLTGDLTRAWEAVAAGRAPAGALDPVATSFRRWSELLTAEAAGERTAAEAPYWSGVVRPGAGIAGRRPLDPARDHEDRAGHLALSLPAATAGPLLTSVADRLGADANEVLLTGLSLALARWRPCGPEVLVELEGHGREDIGAEADLSRTVGWFTTLFPTRFALDGLDAADAEDGGPTAGEALRRVREQLRAIPRKGLGYGLLRHLDPVVGKELAAAEPAGLGFNYLGRLGGPGGGDWQLLPAHGARLDAPGPGMPMAHAVEVNAFVLESADGPVLHADWAWADGVHDEAEVRALAEGWFRMLGALVVHADRTGPAVPSTVPPASGLTLDAIGQDELDDLAASLGLL, from the coding sequence ATCCCGGAGGTCGGCCCGCAGGACGGCTTCGTCCGGCTCGGCGGTGACAGCATCATCGCCGTGCAGGTGGTCGGCGCGGCCCGCCGCGCCGGGCTGCGCATCACCGTCCGGGACGTGCTGGCCCTGCCGGACATGGCGGCCCTGGCCGCCGCCGCCCGGCCGCTGGCCCGGTCCGCCCGGTCGGGTGCTGACGACGGGGTCGGGCCGGTCCGGCCGACGCCGGTGATGCACTGGCTCGACGAGCGCGGCGGGCCCGCCGACCGCTACTACCAGTACCTGGTGGTGCGGACCCCGGCCGGGCTGACCGGGCAGAGCGCGGCCGAGGTGCTCCAGGCGGTCCTGGACCGGCACGACATGCTGCGCGTGGTCCGGGACGGCTCCGGCTGGCGGACCCGCCCGGCCGGTCCGGTGCGCGCCGCGGAGTGCCTGCGCCGGGTGGCGACGGAGGGCCGCGAGGCCACCGCCGAGGAGGTCGGGCGGGAGGTGCACGCGGCCCGCGACCGGCTCTCGGTGGGCGGCGGGGTGATCGTGCAGGCCGTCTGGTTCGACGCCGGGGCCGGGCTGCCCGGGGCGCTGGCCCTGGTGGTCAACCACGTGGTCGTGGACGGGATCTCCTGGCGGGTGCTGACCGGCGACCTCACCCGGGCCTGGGAGGCGGTCGCCGCCGGACGGGCCCCCGCCGGCGCCCTCGACCCGGTGGCCACCTCGTTCCGCCGCTGGTCCGAGCTGCTCACCGCGGAGGCGGCCGGGGAGCGGACCGCGGCCGAAGCCCCGTACTGGAGCGGTGTGGTGCGGCCGGGTGCGGGCATCGCGGGCCGCCGCCCGCTGGACCCGGCCCGCGACCACGAGGACCGCGCCGGGCACCTCGCCCTGAGCCTGCCCGCGGCGACGGCCGGGCCGCTGCTGACGTCGGTGGCCGACCGGCTGGGCGCCGACGCCAACGAGGTGCTGCTGACCGGGCTCTCCCTGGCCCTGGCCCGGTGGCGGCCCTGCGGCCCGGAGGTCCTGGTGGAGCTGGAGGGCCACGGCCGGGAGGACATCGGCGCCGAGGCCGACCTCTCCCGTACCGTCGGCTGGTTCACCACCCTCTTCCCCACCCGCTTCGCCCTGGACGGCCTGGACGCGGCGGACGCCGAGGACGGCGGCCCCACCGCCGGTGAGGCACTGCGGCGGGTCCGGGAGCAGCTGCGGGCGATCCCGCGCAAGGGCCTCGGGTACGGCCTGCTGCGCCACCTCGACCCGGTCGTCGGCAAGGAGCTCGCCGCGGCGGAGCCCGCGGGCCTCGGTTTCAACTACCTGGGCCGGCTGGGCGGTCCGGGCGGCGGCGACTGGCAGCTGCTGCCCGCCCACGGGGCCCGGCTCGACGCCCCCGGCCCGGGCATGCCGATGGCACACGCCGTCGAGGTGAACGCCTTCGTCCTGGAGTCGGCGGACGGACCCGTCCTGCACGCCGACTGGGCCTGGGCCGACGGCGTCCACGACGAGGCGGAGGTCCGGGCGCTGGCCGAGGGCTGGTTCCGGATGCTCGGCGCCCTCGTCGTCCACGCCGACCGCACCGGCCCCGCGGTCCCGTCCACCGTCCCGCCCGCCTCCGGCCTGACGCTCGACGCGATCGGCCAGGACGAACTGGACGACCTCGCGGCCTCCCTCGGCCTCCTCTGA
- a CDS encoding non-ribosomal peptide synthetase, whose amino-acid sequence MNTSRPAIEDVLPLSPLQEGMLFHSGYDEDSKHLYIAQFTVGLDGTLDAGRLRRAAGELLRRHANLRVVLTHRKNGDPVQVVRRDMEPAWQEHDLGALPAGAAAERTAELTEEDWAQGVDSRRPPLLRFTLLRLADDRHRLLVTAHHILLDGWSFGLLFRELFTLYSGGEPEPVRPYREYLAHLARCDRPAAEEAWRTALAGLGAPGRIADGAGRVSPGATPEDVVVRLDEERTAALTARARECGLLLTSVVQGAWAVLMARATGQDDVVFGLTVSGRPAELPGSERMIGMLINTVPVRARIDAAAPLRRVCAELQRERAELVDHDHLGLTEIQKLAGSPSALFDTNLVFENFPMSDYALDLPGFDLEARIRFRDTTHFPLTLVVEPGAALGLRLSHHPGLIAAERVRELGERLVRLLERWTADPDAPVEVLDALTAAERHRVLAEWNDTAAALPESTLTALLAEQAARTPDATAVVFEGESLTYRALDERAGRLADVLAARGIGPESLVAVAVPRSLDLMVALCGVLKAGAAYLPVDPGQPEERNLGIMADAAPALVLSTGWEAPGTPTLRLDAPLPAADPAPRPVVLPDHPAYAIFTSGSTGRPKGALVPHRAIVNRLEWMQREYSLGAGDRVLQKTPSGFDVSVWEFFWPLLTGATLVVAKPGGHQDPAYLADLIARESVTTAHFVPSMLDVFLREPAAADARSLRRVIASGEALPPHTQDAFFRVLPGAELHNLYGPTEAAVDVTLWPCRAGDATVPIGRPAANTRTYVLDGRLAPVAPGTAGELYLAGVQLARGYLGRPGLTADRFVACPFEPGARMYRTGDLVRWRADGVLEYLGRTDDQVKIRGFRIEPGEVQSAAAGCAGVSHAAVVVREDRPGDPRLVAYVVPRPGAAPTPAGVRGELAAALPEHMVPAVVVLDELPVTPNGKLDRRALPAPALRTGGRGGRTERERILTGLFASVLGLPEVGADDDFFELGGHSLLAMRLVAQVRGAFGAELGIREVFTARTPAALAALIDGADRARPALRPQARPAQLPLSPAQRRLWFLDRLDGPNPAYHSAVALRLGGPLDVEALRGALADLAERHEILRTVHPEADGEPRQVVLPPAPPALELLDAAGAAGTAGLVTEVAGRPFDLAAQVPLRAALLASGPQEHTLVLALHHIATDGESWGPLLDDLAHAYAARTGDRPGPRAPLAVQYADYTLWQRALLADVAEEQLAHWRTALAGLTEEPALPTDRPRPAVADPAGAAFGFGLDAALTAELEALARAHGCTVFMVLQAALAVVLSRLGAGTDVPIGTVVAGRTDEALDELVGFFVNTLVLRTDVSGDPTFAELLERVRDTDLAAFAHQDVPFEQVVEAVNPRRSLSHHPLFQVALTMRRATATAALELPGLTAVTEEVDVAQAEFELALQFTEADSAGEGLRAVAKYRTGLFDEATVRALVERLRGVLRASVRAPRGRVSALEVLLEQEREQLLGAWLPQGPRQTAAGTVHQEFARRAALHPDAVALVAGPDEMTYGELDRRADRLARRLAGYGVGAETPVGVLMARSPEVVVAMLAVLKAGGAYVPLHTGHPAARMQKILADAGCPVLLVDEAFAPLGLECARTVLVTAADTAAADAREGEFAAAPCPPGQLAYLMHTSGSTGEPKGVAVTHRDVLDLVADRGWHTRGAERVLFHAPHAFDIADYELWVALLSGWQVVVAPEGEPTVAGLGALIRGAGITAVHLTAGLFRVVAEEDPGLLAGVREVLTGGDVVSPAAVRAVLAACPDTVVRHLYGPTEATLCATAHLITGAADADGPIPIGRPLDGTRAYVLDERMRLVPPGTPGELYLAGAGVARGYHRRPAATAERFVADPFGAPGTRMYRTGDLARWRADGLLEFLGRADEQVKVRGFRVEPGEVEAALAACPGVRQAVVAVRAAADGEKRLAGYVVGEVSGPSVRRRLERLLPDYMLPSYVLVLDALPLTPNGKVDYRALPEPALPASGGRAPRTPREEILAGLFAEVLGLDAVAADAGFFDLGGHSLLATRLVSRIRTALGVELPLRDVFRAQTVAALAELAGSADRARPPLRRAEPGQGAPLSSAQHRLWFAHQAEGPSGHHNVPFAYRLRGPLDAPALRTALGDVVARHEVLRTVFDECGGEPVVRLLEGAAADVPLEVLAVAEAGAVADAVREVTGHCFGISAELPLRARLLELEREEWVLVLVVHHIATDGWSWGPLLADLATAYAARLAGAEPAFEPLPVQYRDHTVWQRSVLGAEGDPDALITRQLDFWAKELAGAPAELALPYDRPRPEVASFAGGSVPLELDAELHGRLLELARQHGCTLFMVLQAGLSVLLSRLGAGTDIPIGTVVAGRTDEALDDLVGFFVNTLVLRTDVSGDPAFTDLLARVRETDLAAYAHQDVPFERVVLGVNPERSLARHPLFQVLLQVQNEPPALPRLTGLTAEPHPVEWAVSKFDLGVDLGEQRAPDGTPLGLTGELTYATELFDHTSAERLAADLALVLRGLAAAPERAVGSVDGPAPRTAAAAPAAPEPAADPGGSTEDRVRALYAEVLDRDEVGPDDNFFALGGHSLLVTRLISRIRAELGRELKIRQLFQHPTPARTAALLTDAPKARPTLRRAAGA is encoded by the coding sequence ATGAACACCAGCCGGCCGGCCATCGAGGACGTCCTGCCCCTCTCCCCGTTGCAGGAGGGCATGCTCTTCCACTCCGGGTACGACGAGGACTCCAAGCACCTCTACATCGCCCAGTTCACCGTCGGCCTGGACGGGACGCTCGACGCGGGACGGCTGCGCCGGGCCGCCGGGGAGCTGCTGCGCCGCCACGCCAACCTGCGGGTGGTCCTCACCCACCGCAAGAACGGCGATCCCGTCCAGGTGGTCCGCCGGGACATGGAGCCGGCCTGGCAGGAGCACGACCTCGGCGCTCTGCCCGCCGGGGCGGCCGCGGAACGGACCGCGGAGCTGACGGAGGAGGACTGGGCACAGGGCGTCGACAGCCGCCGCCCGCCGCTGCTGCGGTTCACGCTGCTCCGGCTGGCGGACGACCGGCACCGACTGCTGGTGACGGCCCATCACATCCTGCTGGACGGCTGGTCGTTCGGACTGCTCTTCCGCGAGCTGTTCACCCTGTACTCGGGTGGCGAGCCGGAGCCGGTGCGGCCCTACCGGGAGTACCTGGCGCACCTCGCGCGCTGCGACCGGCCCGCCGCCGAGGAGGCCTGGCGCACCGCCCTGGCCGGTCTCGGTGCGCCCGGCCGGATCGCGGACGGCGCCGGCCGGGTCTCCCCCGGCGCCACCCCCGAGGACGTGGTGGTGCGGCTGGACGAGGAGCGGACGGCGGCGCTGACCGCGCGGGCCCGGGAGTGCGGGCTGCTGCTGACCAGCGTGGTCCAGGGCGCCTGGGCGGTGCTCATGGCCCGCGCCACCGGGCAGGACGACGTGGTCTTCGGTCTCACGGTCAGCGGCCGCCCCGCCGAACTGCCGGGTTCGGAGCGGATGATCGGCATGCTGATCAACACCGTGCCCGTGCGGGCCCGGATCGACGCGGCCGCCCCGCTGCGCCGGGTCTGCGCGGAACTCCAGCGCGAGCGGGCAGAGCTGGTGGACCACGATCACCTGGGGCTGACGGAGATCCAGAAGCTGGCCGGTTCCCCGTCCGCCCTCTTCGACACGAACCTGGTCTTCGAGAACTTCCCGATGAGCGACTACGCGCTCGACCTGCCCGGCTTCGACCTGGAGGCGCGGATCCGGTTCCGGGACACCACGCACTTCCCGCTGACCCTGGTGGTCGAGCCGGGCGCGGCGCTCGGGCTGCGGCTGAGCCACCACCCCGGGCTCATCGCCGCCGAGCGGGTGCGGGAGCTGGGCGAGCGGCTGGTGCGGCTGCTGGAGCGATGGACGGCCGACCCGGACGCGCCGGTGGAGGTCCTGGACGCGCTGACCGCGGCCGAGCGCCACCGGGTCCTGGCCGAGTGGAACGACACCGCCGCCGCCCTCCCGGAGTCGACGCTGACCGCGCTGCTCGCGGAGCAGGCGGCCCGGACCCCGGACGCCACCGCCGTCGTCTTCGAGGGGGAGTCCCTGACCTACCGGGCGCTGGACGAGCGGGCGGGCCGCCTCGCGGACGTGCTCGCGGCCCGCGGCATCGGACCGGAGAGCCTGGTCGCGGTCGCCGTACCGCGCTCCCTCGACCTGATGGTCGCCCTGTGCGGGGTGCTGAAGGCGGGGGCCGCCTACCTGCCCGTCGACCCCGGCCAGCCCGAGGAGCGCAACCTCGGGATCATGGCCGACGCCGCCCCGGCGCTGGTGCTGAGCACCGGCTGGGAGGCGCCGGGGACGCCGACGCTGCGGCTGGACGCCCCGCTCCCCGCGGCGGATCCCGCACCGCGGCCGGTGGTCCTTCCCGACCACCCGGCGTACGCGATCTTCACCTCCGGTTCCACCGGCCGCCCCAAGGGCGCGCTGGTCCCGCACCGGGCCATCGTCAACCGGCTGGAGTGGATGCAGCGGGAGTACAGCCTGGGGGCCGGGGACCGGGTGCTGCAGAAGACGCCGAGCGGTTTCGACGTCTCGGTGTGGGAGTTCTTCTGGCCGCTGCTGACCGGGGCGACCCTCGTGGTCGCGAAGCCCGGCGGCCACCAGGACCCCGCCTACCTGGCCGACCTGATCGCCCGGGAGTCCGTCACCACCGCGCACTTCGTGCCGTCCATGCTCGACGTGTTCCTGCGCGAGCCCGCCGCGGCGGACGCCCGCTCACTGCGCCGGGTGATCGCCAGTGGCGAAGCGCTGCCCCCGCACACCCAGGACGCCTTCTTCCGGGTCCTGCCCGGCGCGGAGCTGCACAACCTGTACGGCCCGACCGAGGCCGCGGTCGACGTCACGCTCTGGCCCTGCCGGGCCGGGGACGCCACCGTCCCGATCGGCCGGCCCGCCGCCAACACCCGTACGTACGTCCTGGACGGCCGGCTCGCCCCGGTGGCGCCCGGTACCGCGGGCGAGCTGTACCTGGCCGGCGTGCAGCTGGCCCGCGGCTATCTCGGCCGGCCCGGGCTGACCGCCGACCGGTTCGTGGCCTGCCCCTTCGAGCCGGGGGCCCGCATGTACCGCACGGGCGACCTGGTGCGCTGGCGGGCCGACGGCGTCCTGGAGTACCTGGGCCGCACCGACGACCAGGTCAAGATCCGCGGCTTCCGCATCGAGCCGGGCGAGGTCCAAAGCGCCGCCGCGGGCTGCGCGGGCGTCTCCCACGCGGCGGTCGTCGTCCGCGAGGACCGCCCGGGCGATCCCCGGCTCGTGGCGTACGTGGTGCCCCGCCCGGGCGCCGCGCCGACCCCCGCCGGGGTGCGCGGCGAGCTGGCCGCCGCGCTGCCCGAGCACATGGTCCCGGCCGTGGTCGTGCTGGACGAGCTGCCGGTGACGCCGAACGGCAAGCTCGACCGGCGGGCCCTGCCCGCCCCCGCCCTGCGCACCGGCGGCCGCGGCGGCCGCACCGAGCGGGAGCGGATCCTGACGGGCCTGTTCGCGTCGGTGCTGGGCCTGCCCGAGGTGGGCGCCGACGACGACTTCTTCGAGCTGGGCGGCCATTCCCTGCTGGCGATGCGGCTGGTGGCGCAGGTGCGCGGGGCGTTCGGCGCGGAGCTGGGCATCCGTGAGGTGTTCACCGCCCGCACTCCGGCCGCGCTCGCCGCGCTGATCGACGGCGCGGACCGGGCCCGTCCCGCGCTGCGGCCGCAGGCGCGCCCGGCGCAGCTGCCGCTCTCCCCGGCGCAGCGCCGGCTGTGGTTCCTGGACCGGCTCGACGGGCCGAACCCGGCCTACCACAGCGCGGTCGCGCTCCGGCTCGGCGGTCCGCTCGACGTGGAGGCGCTGCGCGGGGCGCTGGCCGACCTGGCCGAGCGGCACGAGATCCTGCGCACCGTCCACCCGGAGGCCGACGGCGAGCCCCGTCAGGTCGTCCTGCCCCCGGCCCCGCCGGCCCTGGAGCTCCTCGACGCGGCCGGCGCCGCCGGGACGGCCGGGCTCGTCACCGAGGTCGCGGGCCGCCCCTTCGACCTGGCGGCGCAGGTGCCGCTGCGGGCCGCGCTGCTGGCCTCCGGGCCGCAGGAGCACACGCTGGTGCTGGCCCTGCACCACATCGCCACCGACGGCGAGTCCTGGGGGCCGCTGCTGGACGACCTGGCGCACGCCTACGCGGCCCGTACGGGCGACCGCCCGGGCCCGCGCGCCCCGCTCGCCGTGCAGTACGCGGACTACACCCTCTGGCAGCGCGCCCTGCTGGCCGACGTCGCCGAGGAACAGCTGGCCCACTGGCGCACCGCGCTGGCGGGGCTGACCGAGGAGCCCGCGCTGCCCACCGACCGGCCCCGGCCCGCCGTGGCCGACCCGGCGGGCGCCGCTTTCGGGTTCGGCCTGGACGCGGCGCTGACCGCGGAGCTGGAGGCGCTGGCCCGGGCGCACGGGTGCACCGTCTTCATGGTGCTCCAGGCGGCTCTGGCGGTGGTGCTGTCCCGGCTCGGCGCGGGCACCGACGTGCCGATCGGGACGGTCGTCGCGGGCCGTACCGACGAAGCCCTGGACGAGCTGGTCGGCTTCTTCGTCAACACCCTGGTCCTGCGCACCGACGTCTCCGGCGATCCGACCTTCGCCGAACTCCTGGAGCGGGTCCGGGACACCGACCTGGCCGCCTTCGCCCATCAGGACGTCCCCTTCGAGCAGGTCGTCGAGGCGGTCAACCCGCGCCGCTCCCTCTCCCACCACCCGCTGTTCCAGGTGGCGCTGACGATGCGCCGGGCGACCGCCACGGCCGCACTCGAACTGCCCGGGCTGACCGCGGTGACCGAGGAGGTCGACGTAGCGCAGGCCGAGTTCGAGCTGGCGCTGCAGTTCACCGAGGCGGACTCCGCGGGCGAGGGACTGCGTGCGGTCGCCAAGTACCGGACGGGCCTGTTCGACGAGGCCACCGTGCGCGCCCTCGTGGAGCGGCTGCGGGGAGTCCTGCGGGCCTCGGTGCGCGCGCCGCGCGGCCGGGTCTCGGCGCTGGAGGTCCTGCTGGAGCAGGAGCGCGAGCAGCTGCTCGGCGCCTGGCTGCCGCAGGGACCCCGGCAGACCGCGGCGGGCACCGTGCACCAGGAGTTCGCCCGCCGGGCCGCCCTGCACCCGGACGCCGTGGCCCTCGTCGCGGGCCCTGACGAGATGACGTACGGGGAGCTGGACCGGCGCGCGGACCGGCTGGCCCGGCGCCTGGCCGGGTACGGGGTCGGCGCCGAGACCCCGGTCGGCGTGCTGATGGCCCGCTCCCCCGAGGTCGTCGTGGCGATGCTGGCCGTCCTGAAGGCGGGCGGGGCGTACGTGCCGCTGCACACCGGGCACCCGGCCGCGCGCATGCAGAAGATCCTGGCCGACGCGGGCTGCCCCGTCCTGCTGGTCGACGAGGCCTTCGCCCCGCTCGGCCTGGAGTGCGCCCGTACGGTCCTGGTCACCGCGGCGGACACCGCCGCAGCGGACGCGCGGGAAGGGGAGTTCGCGGCCGCGCCGTGCCCGCCCGGGCAGCTCGCCTACCTGATGCACACCTCGGGCTCGACCGGCGAGCCCAAGGGCGTCGCCGTCACCCACCGGGACGTCCTGGACCTCGTGGCCGACCGGGGCTGGCACACCCGGGGCGCCGAGCGCGTCCTGTTCCACGCGCCGCACGCCTTCGACATCGCCGACTACGAGCTGTGGGTGGCGCTGCTGTCGGGCTGGCAGGTCGTCGTCGCCCCCGAGGGCGAGCCGACGGTCGCCGGGCTGGGCGCCCTGATCCGCGGGGCGGGCATCACCGCCGTGCACCTGACGGCCGGTCTGTTCCGCGTGGTCGCCGAGGAGGACCCCGGCCTGCTGGCCGGCGTCCGCGAGGTGCTGACCGGCGGCGACGTCGTCAGCCCCGCCGCGGTCCGCGCCGTGCTGGCCGCCTGCCCGGACACCGTGGTCCGCCACCTGTACGGGCCCACCGAGGCGACCCTGTGCGCGACCGCCCACCTGATCACCGGCGCCGCGGACGCCGACGGCCCGATACCGATCGGCCGCCCCCTGGACGGCACCCGTGCGTACGTGCTGGACGAGCGGATGCGGCTGGTGCCGCCGGGCACCCCGGGCGAGCTGTACCTCGCCGGTGCCGGAGTGGCGCGCGGCTACCACCGACGGCCCGCGGCCACCGCGGAGCGGTTCGTCGCCGACCCGTTCGGCGCGCCCGGGACGCGCATGTACCGCACCGGCGACCTCGCCCGGTGGCGGGCCGACGGGCTGCTGGAGTTCCTCGGCCGGGCCGACGAACAGGTGAAGGTCCGCGGCTTCCGCGTGGAGCCCGGCGAGGTCGAGGCCGCGCTGGCCGCCTGCCCGGGCGTCCGCCAGGCCGTGGTCGCCGTACGGGCCGCCGCGGACGGCGAGAAGCGGCTGGCCGGGTACGTGGTCGGGGAGGTCTCCGGGCCCTCGGTGCGGCGTCGGCTGGAGCGGCTGCTGCCGGATTACATGCTGCCCTCGTACGTCCTGGTCCTGGACGCGCTGCCGCTGACCCCCAACGGCAAGGTGGACTACCGGGCCCTGCCCGAGCCCGCGCTGCCCGCTTCCGGCGGACGTGCCCCCCGTACCCCCCGGGAGGAGATCCTGGCGGGGCTCTTCGCCGAGGTGCTCGGCCTCGACGCGGTCGCCGCCGACGCGGGCTTCTTCGACCTGGGCGGCCACTCGCTGCTGGCGACCCGGCTGGTCAGCCGGATCCGTACGGCCCTCGGGGTCGAGCTGCCGCTGCGCGACGTCTTCCGCGCGCAGACCGTGGCCGCCCTCGCGGAGCTGGCCGGGAGCGCCGACCGGGCGCGGCCGCCGCTGCGCCGGGCGGAGCCCGGGCAGGGCGCGCCGCTGTCCTCGGCGCAGCACCGGCTGTGGTTCGCGCACCAGGCGGAGGGCCCGTCCGGCCACCACAACGTGCCCTTCGCCTACCGGCTGAGGGGTCCGCTGGACGCGCCGGCGCTGCGTACGGCGCTCGGCGACGTGGTGGCCCGGCACGAGGTGCTGCGGACCGTCTTCGACGAGTGCGGGGGCGAGCCGGTGGTCCGGCTGCTGGAGGGTGCGGCGGCCGACGTGCCGCTGGAGGTCCTCGCCGTCGCGGAGGCCGGTGCCGTCGCGGACGCGGTTCGGGAGGTGACGGGCCACTGCTTCGGCATCTCGGCCGAACTGCCGCTGCGGGCCCGGCTGCTGGAGCTGGAGCGGGAAGAGTGGGTGCTAGTGCTGGTGGTGCACCACATCGCCACCGACGGCTGGTCGTGGGGGCCGCTCCTGGCCGACCTGGCCACCGCCTACGCCGCCCGCCTGGCGGGCGCAGAGCCCGCCTTCGAGCCGCTGCCCGTGCAGTACCGGGACCACACCGTCTGGCAGCGGTCCGTGCTCGGCGCGGAGGGCGACCCGGACGCGCTGATCACCCGTCAGCTCGACTTCTGGGCCAAGGAGCTGGCCGGCGCCCCGGCCGAGCTGGCCCTGCCCTACGACCGGCCCCGCCCGGAGGTGGCGAGCTTCGCGGGCGGCTCCGTCCCCCTGGAGCTGGACGCGGAGCTGCACGGACGGCTGCTGGAACTGGCCCGGCAGCACGGCTGCACCCTCTTCATGGTCCTCCAGGCCGGCCTGTCGGTGCTCCTGTCCCGCCTCGGCGCCGGCACGGACATCCCGATCGGGACCGTCGTCGCGGGCCGCACGGACGAGGCGCTGGACGACCTCGTCGGCTTCTTCGTCAACACCCTGGTCCTGCGCACCGACGTCTCCGGCGACCCGGCCTTCACGGACCTCCTCGCCCGGGTCCGGGAGACCGACCTCGCCGCCTACGCCCACCAGGACGTGCCCTTCGAGCGGGTCGTGCTGGGGGTGAACCCGGAGCGGTCCCTCGCCCGGCACCCGCTCTTCCAGGTGCTGCTCCAGGTCCAGAACGAGCCGCCCGCCCTGCCCCGCCTGACGGGCCTCACGGCGGAGCCGCACCCCGTCGAGTGGGCGGTGTCCAAGTTCGACCTCGGCGTGGACCTCGGGGAGCAGCGCGCCCCCGACGGCACCCCTCTGGGCCTCACCGGGGAACTCACCTACGCCACCGAGCTGTTCGACCATACGAGCGCCGAGCGGCTGGCGGCGGACCTGGCCCTGGTGCTGCGCGGTCTCGCGGCCGCCCCGGAGCGGGCGGTCGGCTCGGTCGACGGCCCGGCCCCGCGCACGGCCGCGGCCGCCCCCGCCGCGCCGGAACCGGCCGCGGACCCGGGCGGCAGCACCGAGGACCGCGTCCGCGCCCTGTACGCCGAGGTCCTCGACCGGGACGAGGTCGGCCCGGACGACAACTTCTTCGCCCTGGGCGGCCACTCCCTGCTTGTCACCCGGCTGATCAGCCGGATCCGGGCCGAACTCGGCCGGGAGCTGAAGATCCGCCAGCTCTTCCAGCACCCGACCCCGGCCCGCACCGCCGCCCTGCTCACCGACGCGCCGAAGGCCCGTCCCACGCTCCGCCGCGCCGCCGGTGCCTGA